The Silene latifolia isolate original U9 population chromosome X, ASM4854445v1, whole genome shotgun sequence genome contains the following window.
GAACTTAGAAGGACGGGTTATGAGAGAATGAGTTATGCGGGTGGGAACTAGGAAGCTTAGTATCATCTGGTGGATGCCTAGGGGGTGAAGCCTATTTATCGTCTTATACAGAATAAAATGTgctaccgaaaaaaaaaaaaaaataaaaaaaataaaaaaaaaggtacATGATGCGCTCAAAATTCTGTTGAACTTCAGTTGTCCTATAGAGAGATTCCTGTCAAAAAACTGTTCAACAGGAAGCAAATTAGAACTTGAGAGAAACATCTCTCCAGGCAACATCTCTAAACACTTGACAAAATTTGGAGAGTATACAGATATATTTCACATGATACTCGTATTATATTTCAAGAATATGCAATGCATCAGCCGATATAGAGTTTTTAGCTTAGGCGCTGATATTTTCTAATATATTACTATACATAAAGGGTCTTTCAAAGGGTGTTGATTTACGCAGTACCTACAGAGTATGTTATACTGATATGACAGGCAACATGTTGCCATCACAGGCTTACTGTCATATCAGTAGCGTCTAATGAGGTGTTCAATGTTTTTACTAAATTGATATTCTGATTCTAGACTGATGTATTATAACCAGTTCTTCCAATGCCCCTCATATGACCATATTGACCGGTAAAAAAAACAAGCCATGCTATCATGATTCATGATAGTTACCCCCGATCATGCCTAGTACAGTAATTGAATACCTTGCAGAAAACGCTTTGTTCTACAATCTTTCATTGTTCAGGGAAATAATTCAGTTCCTTGTTTCGCAGTGAATAATGCCATTACATCAGCAAGTCCAGGAGCATCACCAGACTTCCAGCATGCTGATAAGCTAACAAAAGAACTATTCCTCACATTTCGCTGCTTTTGCACACGCAAGGATGTAAGTTTCTAAAGGTTTTGTACTCATATCTGTTTTAAGCTTGAGAGATTATTGAGCTTATTAGTTTTTTCTGGGTTTTATCAGATACGTTCCTTAGATATTACACTTACAGATACGGATGTCGCCAAAGCTTTATCAGAATATGCCAGCTACGCTGCCATTGAGCATTTAGTTCTTGGTGCTTCAAGAGGTGGACTTATCAGGTAATAACTAATAACTACTCACATTACTTAATGACAATATAACAGCGGAATTCATCCTCTTATGTGGTTCAAAGACACCGGactgaaataaaaaaaatatttgggCCCGACATGTGGGCCAAAGCCAGGCCCGGCTTCACAAGGAAATTCTGATACTGATGGGTTTGAACCCAGATCATGATTTTCACTAATTGACTTCAGAGGTTAAAGCTAGCTGACATTCACAGAAAAATGTATGATGATGTATTTCTATAATGATGTAGGAAATTTAAACAAGCTGATATACCGGCAATGGTGTCAAGAGGGGCACCTGATTTCTGCAACGTATATGTCATCTCCAAGTCTAAGATCTCATCACTGCGCAAAGCTTCAAGATCAACTCCATTCCAGTCTCCTCTTAAAAGCCAGTTAGACAGTCTAATCAAAGAAAAGCCGAGTGTTGTTGAGATTGTAGATTCACCTCCACGACAAAGTCTAACCATTCCAGGTATGTCTATTGCTGTAGTATTATGCTTTACTACTACTTCAAGATCTTCCTCAAAAAATGACAAAGTACCTGGATTTCCTGCAAACAGGGGAAAAGCCATTTCATAGAGCGCTAAGAGATGACCAGGACATAGGCAGGTAAGTCTGATGAGCTGGGAAATCTGTCTTTTTTTCCTAAGAATGCAAAACAGACAACCGTTTCCACGTTCAATAAAATACAAATACAAATACGAAAAGAAAGACAGatttaatgacaaaaaaaaaaaggcatgCACGAAAGTAGAAAGATAGTGATGATGATATGAGCTAAATATTTTACTGATGCTGAATCAGGTCAGGTAGAATAAATGAAAGGCTATTATTCAGTGAGCTTCCAGAAAGTGACACAGACCTCTCCTTTGTGAGCTCTGAAAGAACGAGTATCGACCACTTTTCTCCTTTGCATTATGACTACATGGATTCATCTCGCACGCCAAGGATATCAACCAGCTCAGATCACAGTTTTGGATCACTAAACTTCGGACAAAGAGCCAGTGACATGAACTCCTTCCGTGACTTCTCATTTATATCGCAAGAAAGCGGGATGTCCTCGATTGCTTCATCACACCATGGTGTAAGTAAATTTTAAGTTTCATCATATTATAGTGGACCTTTTCACCATTTCCGTGAATAAAAGATTGTGATATACCCAAGTTTCGACTTGTACACGTTTTCAAAAGTTCTACGCACCCTTAGTCTCTTACTCTGCATAGGTAGGAGGCATTGCGAAAATGTAAGTGTTGTATGGACCTCCACGATACATTACGCTCAACTAATTCTGGCAGTCAACCTATGTCAACTTTGACAGTTAATTTCTCCAACTGTGTGACAAGATACAAAGTAAAACctatcatgtttaatttatcAAATCTATTATTTACATAATAATATTATCGATTTTGAAAATTTGTAGCTATTGTATTGTAAGTTGTTAAAAAATATCAGAAGATATTGTGCCTGCAACTGGTTCCCCATACGTGTAATCACAAAAGCAACTGTCTGTTTTTAAAATGAGCGCAGGAAGACGTGGAAAATGAGATGAGAAGGCTGAGGCTTGAGCTCAAGCAAACCATGGAAATGTACAGTGAAGCATGTAAAGAAGCAGTTACTGCCAAAGAGAGAGAAAGGCAAAGGGTAAGTCATAGTCGTCTGTGTAGAAAAAAGAGGGAAAAATGATTTTAACATATTCACTAGAGTTATTCATGGCCATTCCACCCACTGAGATTGGCCTGTCTGGTCCGTAAAACAACAGAGATAGACAATGCATTTAAAAAAATTTATGTAGGTGGCCTATTACCTTGTCTCAAACCCATTTGTCCAAAAATCCACGTCCAGCTCAAGCCCGCATTTGATCACAGTAATTACCGCTTATATATGCTCTTTATTGACCCAAGTGCAGGCGATGGACCTCCATCGATGGAGGCATGACGAAGATATGAAAATGGAATCAACAgttaatcttcaagaagcttcaaTGATGCTTGCTGAAAGAGGGAAAAGTAATATGACTTCAGAGTCAGGAAAAGAAAGAACACATGAACAATATACAGAGGACACATCAACATATAGTTCAATAAGATATAGAAAGTATAGCATTGAAGAGATTGAAGCGGCTACGAATCATTTCTCTGAATCTCTCAAGATTGGAGAAGGAGGGTATGGCCCTGTCTTCAAGTGTAATCTTGATCACACGAAAGTTGCAGTGAAAGTGTTACGCCCAGATGCAGCTCAAGGAAGAACCCAGTTCCAGCAAGAGGTAATCAAATCAGTTGCATAAACGTAGACAATGGCAAAACTGACTGGACACGAATTGACACAACCCAAAAAGTACAAACTCAAATTAAACTGAAACCAAAATGACCCCATCGTAGTTAACTGAACCCTAAATGACTTATTTAAAAAATAAACCGAACAATCACGACCCTAGCCATAACCACACTCTAAATGACACAAATCCCAATATGATACATACCATAAATGATCAGGCTTGCAACTA
Protein-coding sequences here:
- the LOC141622603 gene encoding U-box domain-containing protein 52-like produces the protein MWTAKGSAGKKGGSNGVVAVAIDKDKNSQYALRWAVDNLVSQGRPIILIHVIVDPNFSVNNAITSASPGASPDFQHADKLTKELFLTFRCFCTRKDIRSLDITLTDTDVAKALSEYASYAAIEHLVLGASRGGLIRKFKQADIPAMVSRGAPDFCNVYVISKSKISSLRKASRSTPFQSPLKSQLDSLIKEKPSVVEIVDSPPRQSLTIPGEKPFHRALRDDQDIGRSGRINERLLFSELPESDTDLSFVSSERTSIDHFSPLHYDYMDSSRTPRISTSSDHSFGSLNFGQRASDMNSFRDFSFISQESGMSSIASSHHGEDVENEMRRLRLELKQTMEMYSEACKEAVTAKERERQRAMDLHRWRHDEDMKMESTVNLQEASMMLAERGKSNMTSESGKERTHEQYTEDTSTYSSIRYRKYSIEEIEAATNHFSESLKIGEGGYGPVFKCNLDHTKVAVKVLRPDAAQGRTQFQQEVEVLSCIRHPHMVLLLGACPEYGCIVYEHMENGSLDDRLFCRGKTPPLCWQVRFRVAAEVATGLHFLHQTKPEPLVHRDLKPGNILLDRYFVSKIGDVGLARLVPPTVADHITQYCMTSAAGTFCYIDPEYQLTGMLGVKSDVYSLGIVLLQIITARPPMGLAHQVGRAIERGTFSEILDPLVPDWPVEEALCLAKIAIQCAEMRRKDRPDLGKEVLPELNRLRDFADDRTPPFMFYVNAGPFPAHQTSATQASDPAMGHSAASSMNPLSSTSSPKAISGEAE